One Setaria viridis chromosome 5, Setaria_viridis_v4.0, whole genome shotgun sequence genomic region harbors:
- the LOC117858949 gene encoding putative ubiquitin-conjugating enzyme E2 38 — MDAEYLGLQQGSSSSCRTADAAAWGAAQQQKRQRCQGSSSTSTSLQISEPEPQDLDSGEIEEEEDYYMEDDCDDDVDGYDEDDYDFDEADFNQHLADKFDDLDLPPGVEATVPWLQKIAAKEEAKEPSKSNTEDENANKYKQFKQFDTVQNFSDHHFAKCSQGEPARAWSKRVQHDWKLLEKDLPASIYVRVAEDRIDLLRAAIIGPKGTPYHDGLFFFDVHIPSSYPSGPPLVHYHSGGLRINPNLYNCGKVCLSLLGTWTGNGCEKWNPAQSTLLQVLVSIQALILNENPYYNEPGYEASANTPHGQRKSLEYNDTTFLHSCRTMLYSLRRPPEHFADLVAGHFRVHGHTILAACKHYMEGHDVGSVVPEEESDCKSSEAGAASSSSSNAPKQGPAVNAANPLSRRAITFNTSLKTLYEDLLMEFNVKGADTRKFIVEKLKNKPAAL; from the exons atggacgcaGA GTACCTCGGCCTGCAGCAGGGGAGCTCCTCGTCGTGCCGCacggccgacgccgccgcatGGGGCGCCGCGCAGCAGCAGAAGCGCCAGCGATGCCAG GGTTCATCCAGCACAAGTACTTCTTTACAAATTTCCGAACCAGAACCTCAGGATCTTGACTCTGGAGAaatcgaagaagaagaagattactATATGGAGGATGActgtgatgatgatgttgatggcTATGATGAAGATGACTATGACTTTGATGAAGCTGACTTTAATCAGCATCTCGCTGATAAATTTGATGATTTAGATCTGCCTCCAGGTGTGGAGGCTACTGTACCGTGGCTGCAGAAAATTGCAGCCAAGGAAGAAGCCAAGGAGCCATCTAAATCAAATACTGAAGATGAGAATGCAAATAAATATAAGCAGTTCAAGCAGTTCGACACTGTTCAAAATTTCTCTGACCATCACTTTGCTAAATGTTCTCAGGGAGAG CCAGCCAGAGCTTGGTCCAAGAGAGTTCAACATGACTGGAAACTTCTGGAGAAGGATCTACCAG CATCTATTTATGTCCGGGTTGCCGAGGATAGAATTGACCTTCTTAGGGCTGCGATTATTGGACCTAAGGGAACGCCCTACCATGATGGGCTTTTCTTCTTCGATGTTCACATTCCCTCTTCTTATCCTTCTGGCCCTCCG TTGGTACATTACCACTCTGGAGGACTTCGGATTAATCCAAACTTATATAACTGTGGAAAAGTATGCCTTAGCCTGCTGGGTACCTGGACTGGTAATGGTTGTGAGAAGTGGAATCCTGCTCAATCAACCTTGCTACAGGTTCTTGTCTCCATTCAAGCTCTCATTTTGAATGAGAACCCATATTACAACGAGCCAGGATATGAGGCCTCAGCCAACACTCCACATGGACAGAGGAAATCTTTGGAGTATAACGACACTACCTTTCTGCACTCATGCAGGACGATGTTGTACTCACTTCGGAGGCCTCCAGAG CACTTTGCAGACCTTGTTGCCGGCCACTTCCGGGTGCATGGGCACACCATTCTCGCAGCATGCAAGCACTACATGGAGGGTCATGACGTTGGCTCAGTAGTGCCGGAGGAAGAGTCTGACTGCAAAAGCAGTGAGGCGGGAGCagccagcagtagcagcagcaatgcACCAAAGCAAGGACCAGCAGTCAATGCAGCAAACCCTCTGTCCAGACGCGCAATCACATTCAACACAAGCTTGAAGACGCTGTATGAAGATCTTCTGATGGAATTCAATGTGAAGGGTGCCGACACGAGGAAGTTCATTGTTGAGAAGTTGAAGAACAAACCTGCAGCATTGTGA
- the LOC117854945 gene encoding disease resistance protein Pik-2, producing MAALTQGAIDGLLGVLAKAITDEARLIGGVPGDMQFIKDEMDSMNGFLLHLTKTEGQHDDQVRAWMKQVREIAYVAEDCVQRYVHDIVPFEAIRFGRLGTMVGFLRNPKKYYELHNLGKQITELKARVRDVGERRLRYGVTVPAGTDLKLAPMTPAAGQQEEKREAFVRALDLELEQDVVGSKAWWRAHHQAWLRSSLRRATTAVGGLLPAALPSAVLRYLSFSREIVRRLPPLVQSEAATVHGILKKCSQDDGDDGAAFRCTKKMFLCALYAYPYATNQELEKLKEKLEGRTQEPKKEVMIFCYSMLSISQKSCLQYLTAFLHESEISRTSMVRRWVAEGLVGKEPGGGGGGGRIPEEEGECCFGELVFRGFIRPARFSDAGTVKSCVMEKPVREFILSITGSENFEVSLPAHLDRQLRIREIVRRLPPPQQEQRQAADRWRNIARRCNLCSDSASPEEDHPMDALVHFLKKLPELYRLNVLDLGGCRGLKKDHLKSFGDVVWLKYLSLRNTDVSHLPACYINKLTLLETLDIRGTTIRPRDTKKINLPKLKHLLAGRYLTPGEKASLITVRMPRKIGSMRFMETLSHVQVSKDGTELRGVAKLRQLRKLGVVVHGDADSTAHLGRVLHALSGCLRSLSVCVTTQGWALDEVSSSSSTTQEMVGAAPRPSFILENLDIKGKISGLPSWITKAQKLANVTLRNTELSGEDAMRRLASVLSLRCLKLSGGAFTEQELVFRVLQFKALKILVLEGGPITTVTFLAADAAPALEKIVWAIGRSRVRDGEDLIVGINYLPNLKAIELRGDFKTTSLVDWVEATKESTSDPRYYIRYMSSTASVGNELITEVPKTARHTTVSIPVTVINQQH from the coding sequence ATGGCCGCCCTAACCCAAGGCGCCATTGACGGGCTGCTGGGCGTCCTGGCCAAGGCGATCACGGACGAGGCGCGGCTGATCGGCGGCGTGCCCGGCGACATGCAGTTCATCAAGGATGAGATGGACAGCATGAATGGGTTCCTGCTgcacctgaccaagacggaGGGCCAGCACGACGACCAGGTCCGCGCATGGATGAAGCAGGTGCGCGAGATCGCCTACGTCGCCGAGGACTGCGTCCAGCGCTACGTCCACGACATAGTCCCGTTCGAAGCTATTCGTTTTGGACGCCTGGGGACCATGGTGGGCTTCCTCCGCAACCCCAAAAAGTATTATGAGCTCCACAACCTCGGCAAGCAGATCACTGAGCTCAAGGCCCGCGTGCGCGATGTCGGCGAGAGGCGGTTGCGCTACGGCGTCACCGTCCCGGCTGGTACGGACCTCAAGCTGGCGCCGATGACGCCTGCTGCTGGCCAACAAGAGGAGAAGAGGGAGGCCTTTGTACGCGCACTGGATCTGGAACTGGAACAAGACGTCGTCGGCAGCAAAGCATGGTGGAGGGCCCACCATCAGGCCTGGCTTCGTTCGTCTCTCCGCAGAGCGACGACTGCTGTGGGCGGCCTGCTTCCTGCTGCTCTCCCATCTGCTGTTCTGAGATACCTATCTTTCAGCAGAGAGATCGTCCGTCGGCTTCCTCCTCTCGTACAATCTGAAGCTGCCACGGTGCATGGCATCCTGAAGAAATGTTCTCAGGATGACGGCGACGATGGAGCAGCATTCAGATGCACGAAGAAGATGTTCCTCTGTGCTCTTTATGCTTACCCTTATGCGACAAATCAAGAGCTGGAGAAGCTCAAGGAGAAATTAGAGGGAAGAACCCAAGAGCCCAAGAAGGAAGTGATGATCTTCTGCTACAGCATGCTGTCCATCAGCCAGAAGAGTTGCCTGCAGTATCTAACTGCTTTCCTCCATGAGTCGGAGATCAGCAGGACAAGCATGGTCAGGCGATGGGTCGCCGAAGGCCTCGTAGGTAAAgaaccaggaggaggaggaggaggagggaggattccagaagaagaaggcgagTGCTGCTTCGGTGAGCTTGTATTTCGAGGCTTCATCCGTCCTGCTCGCTTCAGCGATGCCGGCACGGTCAAGAGCTGTGTGATGGAGAAGCCAGTCCGCGAGTTCATTCTCAGCATCACTGGAAGCGAGAACTTCGAGGTCTCGTTGCCAGCTCACCTCGACCGCCAGCTCAGGATCCGAGAGATAGTTCGACGTCTTCCACCGCCGCAGCAAGAGCAACGACAAGCGGCGGATCGTTGGAGGAACATCGCTCGCCGCTGCAACCTTTGCAGCGACAGCGCTTCGCCGGAGGAGGATCATCCCATGGACGCGCTGGTGCATTTCCTCAAGAAACTCCCTGAGCTATATCGGCTGAATGTGCTGGATTTGGGAGGCTGCAGAGGCCTGAAGAAGGACCACCTCAAGAGCTTTGGCGATGTGGTCTGGCTCAAGTATCTGAGCCTTCGGAACACAGACGTCTCCCACCTGCCTGCCTGTTATATCAACAAGCTTACGCTGCTGGAGACCCTGGACATCAGGGGAACAACCATACGGCCTCGCGACACGAAGAAGATCAACCTGCCAAAGCTAAAGCACCTGCTCGCCGGCCGATACCTCACGCCGGGCGAGAAGGCGTCGCTCATCACCGTGCGGATGCCTCGCAAGATCGGGTCCATGAGGTTCATGGAGACACTATCCCACGTCCAAGTCTCCAAGGACGGAACCGAGCTGCGAGGAGTTGCCAAGCTGCGTCAGTTGAGGAAGCTCGGTGTGGTCGTCCATGGCGATGCTGACAGTACCGCACATCTGGGTCGAGTGCTGCATGCGCTGTCTGGATGCCTGCGCTCACTGTCAGTTTGCGTCACCACCCAGGGCTGGGCTCTCGACGaggtttcctcctcttcctccaccacgCAAGAGATGGTGGGCGCCGCCCCCAGGCCCAGCTTCATCCTCGAGAACCTAGATATCAAGGGAAAGATCAGCGGCCTGCCTTCATGGATCACCAAGGCCCAGAAGCTAGCCAACGTCACTCTACGTAACACTGAGCTGAGCGGAGAAGATGCTATGAGGAGGCTTGCCAGTGTCCTAAGCCTGCGTTGCCtcaagctcagcggcggcgcatTCACCGAGCAAGAACTCGTCTTCAGGGTCCTCCAGTTCAAAGCTCTCAAGATCCTCGTCCTCGAGGGTGGCCCCATCACCACCGtcaccttcctcgccgccgacgcagCTCCTGCGCTCGAGAAGATTGTGTGGGCCATAGGCAGAAGCAGGGTACGTGATGGGGAGGACCTCATCGTCGGGATCAACTACCTTCCCAATCTGAAGGCGATTGAGCTTAGAGGCGACTTCAAGACGACGAGCCTCGTGGACTGGGTGGAAGCCACTAAAGAATCCACAAGTGATCCAAGGTATTACATCCGCTACAtgtcctccaccgcctccgttGGGAACGAATTGATCACCGAGGTCCCAAAAACTGCAAGGCATACTACCGTATCAATTCCGGTTACCGTTATCAACCAGCAGCACTAG